CTGCGCACCCAGCCAGCAATAGACCTGTCAAGACCAATGTCGCACTAATAATGAGCTTGTTCATTTTTTCTCCTTTTGGCTTGCCGCCCCTTAACTTATTTTAGAGCCACCAACTTTGAATGCCATATCGACTGTAGAGACATATATTTTGCCATCACCTCGCAGTCCAGTGCGGGCATTGTGGTCTATAATCGCCACAATTTCATCTGCAATATTGTCGTTACAGAAGATCTCGATCTTCACATGCTTAGCGAAATCGAGAAGATCGTCCACAACCGGGTAAGCCCTTTCTGACTCACCGCGCTTGCCGAAGCCACGGACATTCAGCACAGTCATGCCGCGCAAACCTTGAATTCCCTGCAAAGCCATGGCTACATTACCCAATTTGTGCGACTTGATATATGCTTGTATCTGTTTCATATAATCCTCCCTATTTCATTACCGAATCTTCTTCGGGGTTGATGGCAAACCAGCGATAAAGAGCCGGAATTACGAGCAGAGTCAACGCAGTTGAAGTTATAAGTCCACCAATCACAACTGTAGCAAGAGGCCGCTGCACCTCGCTGCCGGAGCCGCTGGAAAGAACCATTGGCACAAGACCGAGAGCTGCAGCCAAAGCCGTCATAAGGACCGGCCTCAGACGTAAACAGGCCCCCTGAATGCAGGCCTGTTCCATCGGAATTCCATCACGAAGCAGCTGGTTCAGATAAGTAACAAGAACCATACCATTGGCAAGAGCAATGCCAAATAAAGCTATGAACCCCACCGACGCAGGAACCGAAAGATTCTGACCGGTGACAAAGAGTCCAACCACTCCGCCGACAAGGGCAAGGGGAATGTTCAGCAAAATCAGGAAGGTGTTCTTCATGGAGCTGAACGCCGCATACAACAGCAGACACACAATGAGGAGCGTAACCGGCACAACGAGCATCAGCCGTTTGTTGGCCTGCTGTTGCAGTTCAAACTGTCCGCCCCATCTGACAAAATATCCGGCGGGGAGCTTGATCTTTGCGTCAATCGCCGCCTGAGCGTCCTTCACAAACGAACCGATATCACGGTCTCTTACATTACATTGCACGGTGATAAAACGCTGATTGTTTTCGCGTGTGATCTGACGCGGACCGACAATTTCCTCAATCTTCGCAAGCTGCGACAACGGTACCTTTAGACCGCCCGGCGCAGCAACGATGATATTTGCTATCGCTTCTGAGGTTCCGCGCGCTTCAGGGACATAGCGGACAAGGATATCGAACCTCTTGACACCTTCGAAAACCTGACCGGCTTTTTCTCCGCCGACGGCGGAGCGGATAGTTTCCTGGACATCTTCAACGTTAATGCCGTACCGCGCAATCGCTT
This genomic stretch from Synergistaceae bacterium harbors:
- a CDS encoding efflux RND transporter permease subunit; this translates as AHADPVNSAEAVVALKAKDEWKSAGSLEELTKKMSETFRDFPGVQLNFTQPIAAAVDELLTGTKADLAIKIVGPDMEILKKKAGEIEKIIKTVPGAADVQKDQVSGTPQLRITMDKKAIARYGINVEDVQETIRSAVGGEKAGQVFEGVKRFDILVRYVPEARGTSEAIANIIVAAPGGLKVPLSQLAKIEEIVGPRQITRENNQRFITVQCNVRDRDIGSFVKDAQAAIDAKIKLPAGYFVRWGGQFELQQQANKRLMLVVPVTLLIVCLLLYAAFSSMKNTFLILLNIPLALVGGVVGLFVTGQNLSVPASVGFIALFGIALANGMVLVTYLNQLLRDGIPMEQACIQGACLRLRPVLMTALAAALGLVPMVLSSGSGSEVQRPLATVVIGGLITSTALTLLVIPALYRWFAINPEEDSVMK
- a CDS encoding P-II family nitrogen regulator — translated: MKQIQAYIKSHKLGNVAMALQGIQGLRGMTVLNVRGFGKRGESERAYPVVDDLLDFAKHVKIEIFCNDNIADEIVAIIDHNARTGLRGDGKIYVSTVDMAFKVGGSKIS